One genomic window of Aptenodytes patagonicus chromosome 3, bAptPat1.pri.cur, whole genome shotgun sequence includes the following:
- the PRR18 gene encoding proline-rich protein 18, whose amino-acid sequence MGLQPRRAAGPCPPAGRCAALPGARTAAAWARSEEPEGAPGRTASLPPILPAPAAAAASPVAARAQPKKPAAAPKKAAPRPAEEKAARKARGAPPERAGPLSSSWPCSSLQRQPPRRPPAERGARPQPAPPQPRGRPGAPGAGSRSCESLGGAPGETALRFSLRLPPEAIRVLQRRSLERQRGQPAPSPGGRAASVAARRGGRAGGGDLRALLKVSLLNDRHRYDDEEYEEEEEAGAAVDEGLVRKCTEWLRGVESAAGRDRPDRLETLPHLGTL is encoded by the coding sequence ATGGGGCTGCAGCCCCGGCGCGCAGCGGGACCCTGTCCGCCCGCGGGGAGATGCGCCGCCCTGCCCGGAGCGCGCACGGCGGCTGCCTGGGCCCGCAGCGAGGAGCCGGAGGGAGCTCCCGGCCGCACCGCGTCCCTCCCGCCCATcctgccggcccccgccgccgccgccgcttcccctGTCGCCGCCCGGGCGCAGCCCAAGAAGCCGGCGGCGGCCCCCAAGAAGGCAGCGCCTCGgcccgcggaggagaaggcggcGAGGAAGGCGCGGGGGGCGCCCCCCGAGCGGGCGGGCCCCCTctccagctcctggccctgctcctccctgcagcgGCAGCCGCCGCGAAGGCCGCCGGCCGAGCGGGGAGcgcggccccagcccgccccgccgcagccgcggggccgcccgggggcGCCGGGGGCGGGTAGCCGCTCCTGCGAGAGCCTCGGCGGGGCGCCGGGGGAGACGGCGTTGCGCTTCTCGTTGCGCCTGCCCCCGGAGGCCATCCGGGTGCTGCAGCGCCGCAGCCTGGAGCGGCAGCGGGGGCAGCCCGCCCCTTCCCCCGGCGGCAGAGCGGCCTCGGTCgccgcgcggcgcggcggccgggcgggcggcggcgacTTGCGCGCCCTGCTGAAGGTTTCGCTGCTCAACGACAGGCACCGCTACGACGacgaggagtacgaggaggaggaggaggcgggggccGCGGTGGACGAGGGGCTGGTGCGGAAATGCACCGAGTGGCTGCGCGGCGTGGAGAGCGCGGCCGGCCGCGACCGCCCCGACAGGCTGGAGACGCTGCCGCACCTGGGCACCCTCTGA